One genomic region from Amycolatopsis sp. FBCC-B4732 encodes:
- a CDS encoding CoA ester lyase gives MSPPLTFLYAPADRPDRVRKALESGADVVLVDLEDAVAPARKDEARENAVRLLASVSRPVQVRVNHPSTPWHEADLAAVADLPVGVRLPKVEAPEEVRAVAAVLPGRELHPLIESALGVERALDIATASPGVASIGLGEADLRSDLGVADDAGLTWARSRVIVAARAARLAPPAMSAYVNVRDLDGLAASCRAGRALGFRGRTAIHPVQLATIRAAFLPTREEVSRAREVIARVAGATAAGVGAIALPDGTFLDVAMVEQARTVLSLAD, from the coding sequence GTGAGCCCGCCGCTCACGTTCCTCTACGCGCCGGCGGACCGGCCGGACCGGGTGCGCAAGGCCCTGGAGTCGGGCGCGGACGTCGTCCTCGTCGACCTCGAGGACGCCGTCGCCCCGGCCCGCAAGGACGAGGCCCGGGAAAACGCCGTGCGGCTGCTCGCTTCGGTGTCCCGGCCGGTGCAGGTGCGCGTCAACCACCCGAGCACGCCGTGGCACGAGGCCGACCTCGCGGCGGTCGCGGACCTCCCGGTGGGGGTGCGGCTGCCGAAGGTCGAGGCACCGGAGGAGGTCCGGGCCGTCGCCGCGGTGCTCCCGGGCCGGGAGCTGCACCCGCTGATCGAGTCCGCGCTGGGCGTGGAACGGGCCCTGGACATCGCGACGGCGTCGCCGGGGGTGGCGTCGATCGGGCTGGGCGAGGCGGACCTGCGCTCGGACCTCGGCGTGGCCGACGACGCCGGGCTGACGTGGGCACGCAGCCGGGTGATCGTCGCGGCGAGGGCCGCGCGGCTCGCCCCGCCGGCGATGTCGGCGTACGTGAACGTCCGCGACCTCGACGGACTCGCGGCGTCGTGCCGCGCGGGCCGGGCGCTGGGGTTCCGCGGCCGGACGGCGATCCACCCGGTGCAGCTGGCGACGATCCGCGCCGCGTTCCTGCCGACGCGCGAGGAGGTTTCGCGGGCGCGTGAGGTCATCGCGCGGGTGGCGGGCGCGACGGCCGCCGGCGTGGGGGCGATCGC